One region of Triticum aestivum cultivar Chinese Spring chromosome 6B, IWGSC CS RefSeq v2.1, whole genome shotgun sequence genomic DNA includes:
- the LOC123134249 gene encoding protein CNGC15b, whose product MACCGSRNVRFQNDLEVQQLKAISLESPSTTSKNHSKLPHDPRKCKLGSRVCPERPCRSLRDRVLSRAFSEELESLMHSGSHIFFDPRGRVIHLWNKIFLTACLLSLFVDPLFLYLTGTQQNMCIEFKHSLALMLSVIRSLLDVFYAAHICLRFRTAFIAPSSRVFGRGELVIQPYKIAMRYLSRAFWFDLITALPLPQFVIWIVVPMLKESATANRKDILRFSIIFQYLPRLFQIFPLTRQIVMATGAMTENAWASAAYNLILYMLASHVLGALWYLFSVQRQEACWREACNLEGPMCRTEFFDCNTVSSNRTIWYELSNITRLCTPDNSFYQFGIYAEAFNYKLTTSAFTQKYFYCFWWGLKNLSCLGQNLATSLYIGEISFAIVIGVLGLVLFALLIGNMQSYLQATMIRLEEWRTKRTDMERWMHHRQIPQPLKQCVRRYQQYKWVATRGVDEEALLKDLPMDIRRDIKRHLCLDLVRRVPLFDEMDERTLEAICERLRPALYTRGTRLVRELDPVDSMLFIIRGYLDSYTTQGGRSGFFNSCRIGAGEFCGEELLTWALDPRPSEYLPRSTRTVRAVSEVEAFALVAEDLRFVASQFRRLHSARIRHRFRFCSHQWRTWAACFIQAAWRRHKRRRASMEHRMPQAGDGRAGGSVRCRRHSCDGKALKKPMEPDFTVEQEI is encoded by the exons ATGGCATGCTGTGGTTCACGAAACGTCAG GTTTCAGAACGACCTCGAGGTCCAGCAGTTGAAAGCAATCTCCCTGGAGAGCCCGTCAACAACGAGCAAGAACCACAGCAAACTGCCTCACGATCCAAGGAAATGCAAGCTGGGCTCCCGGGTCTGCCCGGAGAGGCCGTGCAGAAGCCTGAGGGACAGGGTGCTGTCGCGCGCCTTCTCGGAGGAGCTGGAGTCGCTGATGCACTCCGGCAGCCACATCTTCTTCGACCCCCGCGGCCGGGTGATCCACCTGTGGAACAAGATCTTCCTCACGGCGTGCCTGCTCTCCCTCTTTGTCGACCCGCTGTTCCTCTACCTCACCGGAACCCAGCAGAACATGTGCATCGAGTTCAAGCACTCGCTGGCGCTCATGCTCTCCGTCATACGCTCGCTGCTGGACGTGTTCTACGCTGCCCACATCTGCCTCCGCTTCCGGACGGCGTTCATCGCGCCGTCTTCCCGGGTGTTTGGGAGAGGGGAGCTTGTGATCCAGCCCTACAAGATCGCCATGAGGTACCTGTCACGGGCCTTCTGGTTTGATCTCATCACCGCGCTGCCTTTACCACAG TTCGTGATCTGGATCGTCGTGCCTATGCTCAAGGAATCCGCCACGGCAAACCGGAAGGATATCCTTCGCTTCAGCATCATCTTCCAGTACCTCCCGCGGCTCTTCCAGATCTTCCCGCTCACGAGGCAGATCGTCATGGCGACCGGAGCCATGACGGAGAACGCATGGGCCAGCGCGGCGTATAACCTCATACTCTACATGCTGGCAAGCCACGTGCTGGGAGCATTGTGGTACCTCTTCTCGGTGCAGAGGCAGGAGGCGTGCTGGAGAGAGGCGTGCAATCTGGAGGGGCCCATGTGTCGGACTGAGTTCTTCGATTGCAATACTGTGAGCAGCAACAGGACCATCTGGTACGAGCTGAGCAACATCACAAGATTGTGCACTCCGGACAATAGTTTCTACCAGTTTGGGATTTACGCGGAGGCCTTCAACTATAAGCTCACGACGTCGGCCTTCACGCAGAAGTACTTCTACTGCTTCTGGTGGGGACTCAAGAACCTCAG TTGCCTAGGGCAGAATCTGGCGACGAGCTTGTACATTGGAGAGATAAGCTTTGCAATCGTCATTGGCGTCCTTGGGCTGGTGTTGTTTGCTCTGCTCATTGGCAACATGCAA TCTTATCTCCAAGCGACCATGATCCGACTGGAGGAGTGGCGGACGAAGCGGACGGACATGGAGCGGTGGATGCACCACCGGCAGATACCCCAGCCGCTGAAGCAGTGCGTGAGGAGGTACCAGCAGTACAAATGGGTGGCCACCCGCGGCGTGGACGAGGAGGCCTTGCTCAAGGACCTCCCCATGGACATCCGCCGCGACATCAAGCGCCACCTCTGCCTGGACCTCGTCCGGCGAGTGCCTCTGTTCGACGAGATGGACGAGCGGACGCTGGAGGCCATCTGCGAGCGGCTGCGGCCGGCGCTGTACACCCGTGGCACGCGGCTGGTGCGCGAGCTGGACCCCGTGGACTCCATGCTCTTCATCATCCGAGGGTACCTCGACTCCTACACGACGCAGGGGGGGAGGTCCGGGTTCTTCAACTCGTGCCGCATCGGGGCAGGGGAGTTCTGCGGGGAGGAGCTCCTGACGTGGGCGCTGGACCCGCGCCCTTCCGAGTACCTGCCGCGGTCCACGCGCACCGTGCGGGCCGTCTCCGAGGTCGAGGCGTTCGCGCTCGTCGCGGAGGACCTCCGGTTCGTGGCGTCGCAGTTCCGGCGCCTGCACAGCGCGCGGATCCGGCACAGGTTCCGGTTCTGCTCGCACCAGTGGCGGACGTGGGCGGCGTGCTTCATCCAGGCCGCATGGCGCCGGCACAAGCGACGCCGCGCGTCCATGGAGCATAGGATGCCCCAGGCAGGCGACGGGCGGGCGGGCGGGAGCGTGAGGTGCCGCCGGCACAGCTGCGACGGCAAGGCGCTCAAGAAGCCCATGGAGCCGGATTTTACGGTGGAACAAGAGATCTAA